The following proteins come from a genomic window of Rissa tridactyla isolate bRisTri1 chromosome 25, bRisTri1.patW.cur.20221130, whole genome shotgun sequence:
- the NACC1 gene encoding LOW QUALITY PROTEIN: nucleus accumbens-associated protein 1 (The sequence of the model RefSeq protein was modified relative to this genomic sequence to represent the inferred CDS: inserted 2 bases in 2 codons; deleted 1 base in 1 codon) has product MAQTLQMEIPNFGNSILECLNEQRLQGLYCDVSVVVKGHAFKAHRAVLAASSSYFRDLFNSSKSAVVELPAAVQPXSFQQILSFCYTGRLSMNMGDQFLLMYTAGFLQIQEIMEKGTEFFLKVSSPSCDSQGLHGEEAPSSEPQSPVAQTSGWPSGAAALPLVSRVKTEQGEPDGVQCTFVVKRLWDGGPKDGAAGGNGSRKMAKFSAPEPGRQPQPPAAAATAAAPGPSSADQTSPGGTSSAYTSDSPGSFHNEEDEEEDGGEEGSDEQYXQICNMYTMYSMMNVGQAAAEKVEALPDQATSESRNRVRVRQDLASLPAELINQIGNRCHPKLYDEGDPAEKLELVTGTNVYITRAQLMNCHVSAGTRHKVLLRRLLASFFDRNTLANSCGTGIRSSTNDPSRKPLDSRVLHAVKFYCQNFAPNFKESEMNAIAADMCTNARRVVRKSWMPKLKLKLLMAEGDSYTSFINDAGKLEPDIMGPEPPFEPGGHEGEAGAPGEGLQ; this is encoded by the exons ATGGCTCAGACGCTGCAGATGGAGATCCCCAACTTCGGGAACAGCATCCTGGAGTGCCTGAACGAGCAGCGGCTGCAGGGGCTGTACTGCGACGTCTCGGTGGTGGTGAAGGGCCACGCGTTCAAGGCGCACCGGGCCGTGCTGGCCGCCAGCAGCTCCTACTTCCGAGACCTTTTCAACAGCAGCAAGAGCGCGGTGGTGGAGCTGCCGGCCGCCGTGCAGC AGTCCTTCCAGCAGATCCTCAGCTTCTGCTACACGGGGCGGCTGAGCATGAACATGGGCGACCAGTTCCTGCTGATGTACACGGCCGGCTTCCTGCAGATCCAGGAGATCATGGAGAAGGGGACTGAGTTCTTCCTCAAGGTCAGCTCGCCCAGCTGCGACTCGCAGGGGCTGCACGGCGAGGAGGCGCCTTCCTCCGAGCCCCAGAGCCCCGTGGCCCAGACCTCGGGGTGGCCCTCGGGCGCCGCCGCCTTGCCCCTGGTCTCGCGGGTGAAGACGGAGCAGGGCGAGCCCGACGGGGTGCAGTGCACCTTCGTGGTCAAGCGCCTCTGGGACGGCGGCCCCAAGGACGGCGCCGCCGGCGGCAACGGCAGCCGCAAGATGGCCAAATTCTCCGCCCCCGAGCCGGGCCGCcagccgcagccccccgccgcagCGGCCacggcggcggcccccggccccagcTCGGCCGACCAGACCAGCCCCGGCGGCACCTCCAGCGCCTACACGAGCGACAGCCCCGGCTCCTTCCAcaacgaggaggacgaggaggaggacgggggcgAGGAAGGCTCGGACGAGCAGT CGCAGATCTGCAACATGTACACCATGTACAGCATGATGAACGTGGGGCAGGCAG CCGCGGAGAAGGTGGAGGCGCTGCCGGACCAGGCCACCTCGGAGTCGCGCAACCGGGTGCGTGTGCGGCAGGACCTGGCCTCG TTGCCGGCCGAGCTCATCAACCAGATCGGGAACCGCTGCCACCCCAAGCTCTACGACGAGGGGGACCCCGCCGAGAAGCTGGAGCTCGTCACGG GCACCAACGTCTACATCACGCGGGCGCAGCTGATGAACTGCCACGTCAGCGCGGGGACGCGGCACAAAGTCCTGCTGCGGCGGCTCCTGGCGTCCTTCTTCGACCG TAACACCCTGGCCAACAGCTGCGGCACCGGCATCCGCTCCTCCACCAATGACCCCAGTCGGAAGCCGCTGGACAGCCGGGTCCTGCACGCCGTCAAGT tttACTGCCAGAACTTCGCCCCCAACTTCAAGGAGAGCGAGATGAACGCCATCGCCGCCGACATGTGCACCAACGCCCGGCGCGTGGTGCGCAAGAGCTGGATGCCGAAGCTGAAGCTGAAGCTGCTGATGGCCGAGGGCGACTCCTACACCTCCTTCATCAACGACGCCGGCAAGCTGGAGCCCGACATCATGGGCCCCGAGCCCCCCTTCGAGCCCGGCGGCCACGAGGGCGAGGCGGGCGCCCCCGGGGAGGGCCTGCAgtga
- the IER2 gene encoding LOW QUALITY PROTEIN: immediate early response gene 2 protein (The sequence of the model RefSeq protein was modified relative to this genomic sequence to represent the inferred CDS: inserted 2 bases in 1 codon; deleted 1 base in 1 codon) — protein MEEAQRLLTVSVWKLHRGRLQRGGLRLHRSLQLSLLLRAAXHRYLTARATAATPHNRDPRKRPGPLHPTDLGPPQPTEPGPPQRPEPGGHPQPTDLGPPPAHRPRTPAATRTGTSRTLRTGTPRDRRTGTPTASRTGTPRALRTGGTPSADRPGTPPSPPNRDPRSDRDRGDPLSPPDRGPPERSEPGPSERSGPGEPPEPTEPGPPQRPGPPEPTDPGRRQPRPPPGLPEPVPRPSERPEAAAASPLPPPALPPPPPRSPGTPLAPRTGRKRRSSGSGGPGPAPVPSKRARLEAEEPPLPPGPPGRCSGPPAAAFGLLLRAVGAC, from the exons ATGGAGGAGGCGCAGCGGCTGCTGACGGTGTCGGTGTGGAAGCTCCACCGGGGCCGGTTGCAGCGCGGCGGCCTCCGCCTCCACCGCAGCCTCCAGCTCTCGCTGCTGCTCCGCGCCGC GCACCGCTACCTCACCGCCCGGGCCACCGCCG CGACCCCGCACAACCGGGACCCCCGCAAGCGACCGGGACCCCTTCATCCGACCGATCtgggccccccccagcccaccgaaCCGGGACCCCCGCAGCGCCCCGAACCGGGGGGACACCCTCAACCGACCGacctgggtccccccccagcGCACCGACCCCGGACCCCCGCAGCGACCAGGACCGGGACCTCCAGAACGCTCAGAACCGGGACCCCCCGAGACCGCCGAACCGGAACCCCCACAGCGTCCAGGACCGGGACCCCCAGAGCGCTCAGAACCGGGGGGACCCCCTCAGCCGACcggcctgggaccccccccagcccaccgaaCCGGGACCCCCGCAGCGACCGGGACAGGGGGGACCCCCTTAGCCCACCGGACCGGGGTCCCCCCGAGCGCTCAGAACCGGGACCCTCGGAGCGCTCAGGACCGGGGGAACCCCCCGAGCCCACCGAGCCGGGACCCCCGCAACGACCGGGACCCCCCGAGCCCACCGACCCCGGACGCCGCCAACCGCGACCACCCCCAGGACTCCCCGAGCCGGTACCGCGACCCTCCGAGCGCCCCGaggctgccgccgcctccccgctgccccccccagcgctgcccccgccgcccccccgctcccccggaaCCCCCCTGGCGCCTCGGACCGGCCGCAAGCGGCGGAGCAGCGGCTCG GGGGGGCCGGGACCGGCGCCGGTACCGAGCAAACGGGCGCGGCTGGAGGCGGAggagccgccgctccccccgggaccccccggccgctgctcggggccgcccgccgccgccttcgGGCTCCTGCTCCGCGCCGTCGGGGCGTGCTGA